In Patagioenas fasciata isolate bPatFas1 chromosome 2, bPatFas1.hap1, whole genome shotgun sequence, a single window of DNA contains:
- the LOC136098739 gene encoding uncharacterized protein, which translates to MLTLERGKEFLKRLEGHMWRKSKQIRLGTLPALVQQSQKSSAHRTVPHELLNTGSVTFSWFPDNCVLPKEAQEALELHLLKKKLHHDWHLPGKSPGSVHGQHRPEQDSQLCRAPWPRSREREAEKGPHLPLRQCASAVVLSQLSPKSMGGRTEDGAGRGAAAGHTDSSWTQRVLQEASPVSWATGEAPGKKPSAAGCHRKPAELGCPPSGYQGLRQGGNKPWQMLPVTQNQDTGTASRKSLNTHSKMRVFHQGRRAITFLVDFAPRPALLKWAIYRILGLHRLYPKPQDTTHKASARISGVRTGGGQAWRRSLC; encoded by the coding sequence ATGTTGACACTGGAACGGGGAAAAGAGTTCTTGAAGAGACTAGAGGGGCACATGtggaggaaaagcaaacagatcCGTCTCGGAACGCTCCCTGCTTTGGTGCAGCAGTCCCAGAAGTCATCAGCCCACAGGACAGTGCCCCATGAGCTGCTGAACACCGGATCCGTCACCTTCTCCTGGTTCCCAGACAACTGCGTCCTGCCAAAGGAGGCCCAGGAGGCCCTGGAACTTCACCTTCTAAAGAAGAAGCTGCATCATGATTGGCACTTGCCTGGAAAGTCACCAGGCTCAGTCCATGGACAGCACCGTCCAGAACAGGACAGCCAGCTGTGCCGTGCTCCCTGGCCCCGCAGTAGGGAACGTGAGGCGGAGAAGGGCCCCCATCTTCCCTTGCGCCAATGTGCCTCTGCCGTTGTCCTCTCCCAGCTCAGCCCGAAGAGCATGGGGGGCAGGACTGAGGATGGGGCTGGcagaggggcagctgctgggcacaCGGACAGCAGCTGGACACAGCGGGTCCTCCAAGAAGCCAGCCCTGTCTCATGGGCAACTGGAGAGGCACCGGGCAAGAAGCCCTCTGCTGCTGGCTGCCACAGGAAGCCAGCAGAGCTCGGTTGCCCTCCTTCTGGTTATcagggtttaaggcaaggtggcaataaaccatggcagatgctccctgttacccaaaaccaggacactggtaCAGCATCCAGGAAGAGCCTGAACACCCACAGCAAGATGAGGGTCTTCCACCAAGGCAGAAGAGCGATCACCTTCCTCGTGGATTTCGCCCCACGCCCCGCGCTCCTGAAGTGGGCAATCTACAGGATCCTTGGCTTGCATCGTCTCTATCCAAAGCCTCAGGATACCACACACAAGGCCTCAGCAAGGATCAGTGGAGTGAGGACAGGAGGAGGACAGGCATGGAGGAGAAGCCTCTGTTGA
- the TMPPE gene encoding transmembrane protein with metallophosphoesterase domain encodes MISFKQLPLEAKAAVAAGVVFFSMMLSRSYLAEQLEFRMRRRLLRLQMALFANTLMLIGSLHVWRCTVTTFSRSSAASSFCFMPWKIAVFMFLALAHSSFFTLLFLVAEEPYFFSLAAYTCLGSYILLIFFLFTLGSVEQAYKFLAGRSAKAITGNKNSRTAMKPVLAVMLTAVLTVIGLLNASRPPAVNSVEVPVHKLPSTMNNLKVVLLSDIHLGPTVGKTKLAMIVRMVKDLKPDITVIVGDLTDSEAAIIRPAVEPLGELNSPLGTYFVTGNHEYYTSDVSNWFELLKSFNIRPLHNENVKIVSPKSTDDWFCLAGVDDIEADVLRYSGHGMDLKKALRGCSSEHAIVLLAHQPVAAKWALQERPDINLILSGHTHGGQMFPLNAGAYFLNPFFVGLYKVGQNTFVYVSPGTMYFGIPMRLGSRAEITEIILRSP; translated from the coding sequence ATGATATCCTTCAAGCAACTGCCTCTTGAAGCAAAGGCTGCAGTGGCTGCAGGAGTGGTTTTCTTCTCCATGATGCTATCGCGGAGTTATCTGGCAGAACAACTTGAATTCAGGATGCGGCGTCGGCTTCTAAGGCTGCAGATGGCACTATTTGCTAATACACTCATGTTGATAGGATCTCTTCATGTTTGGAGATGCACAGTCACTACGTTCTCCAGGTCTTCAGctgccagctccttctgtttcatGCCATGGAAAATAGCTGTGTTCATGTTTCTGGCTTTGGCTCATTCAAGCTTCTTTACATTGCTATTTCTTGTTGCAGAAGAgccttatttcttttctttagctGCCTACACTTGTCTGGGGTCCTATATCCTCCttatcttcttcctcttcactcTAGGCTCTGTAGAGCAGGCGTACAAGTTCTTGGCTGGAAGAAGTGCTAAGGCAATCACTGGCAACAAGAACAGCAGAACAGCGATGAAACCAGTTCTGGCTGTCATGCTGACTGCTGTGCTGACTGTCATTGGGCTGCTAAATGCTTCCCGGCCTCCTGCTGTGAATTCAGTGGAGGTTCCAGTTCACAAGCTGCCCTCAACAATGAATAATTTGAAAGTGGTGTTGCTTTCAGATATCCATCTGGGGCCTACAGTTGGGAAGACCAAGCTTGCCATGATTGTGAGAATGGTTAAGGATTTGAAACCAGATATCACGGTGATTGTTGGGGACCTGACTGACTCTGAGGCAGCGATCATCCGACCTGCTGTTGAGCCTCTTGGGGAACTTAACTCTCCTTTGGGTACTTACTTTGTCACAGGAAATCATGAGTACTACACATCAGATGTTAGCAACTGGTTTGAGCTGTTAAAATCGTTTAACATTCGACCACTCCATAATGAAAATGTGAAGATTGTTTCACCAAAGAGCACTGATGACTGGTTCTGCCTGGCTGGTGTTGATGATATTGAAGCAGATGTATTGCGCTATTCAGGGCATGGCATGGATTTAAAAAAAGCTCTTAGAGGTTGTAGCAGTGAGCACGCAATAGTGTTGTTAGCTCATCAGCCAGTTGCTGCAAAGTGGGCCCTTCAGGAGAGACCAGACATAAATTTAATTCTCTCTGGCCATACTCATGGAGGGCAGATGTTCCCCCTAAATGCTGGGGCTTATTTTCTGAATCCCTTCTTTGTGGGCTTGTACAAAGTTGGGCAGAATACCTTTGTCTATGTCAGCCCTGGGACGATGTACTTTGGAATACCTATGaggctgggcagcagagctgaaaTAACGGAGATAATTCTACGTTCTCCTTGA